The genomic window GTCGACGGTCGACGGGACGGCTCGCTCGCGTTGCATGGACGGTGCGTTTACTCGAATCCACTATGAGAGTTCGGGTCTATTACCCGTGGGTAGTGTGACCGGTAGACGTGTTCCGAGAACCCGAGATTTCGAACCGGTATCCACGAATATGTATCGATACGCGGCGAGTCCGGACGAGAACCTTTAACTAATCCGTCTTGCTATGCTCGAGCATCCAATATGGGGGCACTCGCAGCGTTCTTCGGTTTCGACGAGCACGATACCGACCTCGAGACGGAACTGATCGCGGGAATCACGACGTTTCTGGCGATGTCGTACATCATCGTCGTCAATCCGGCCATCCTGAGCCAGGCGATCCAGATCGAGGGCTACGAGCAGCCCGAGATCTTCCAGATGATCGCCGTCGCGACGATCCTCTCGTCGGTCGTCGCCATGCTCGTGATGGCCTTCTGGGCGAATCGGCCGTTCGGTCTCGCGCCCGGGATGGGGCTGAACGCCTTCTTCGCGTACACCGTCGTGCTGGGGCTGGGCGTCCCGTGGCAGGTCGCGCTCGCGGCGGTCTTCGTCGAGGGGATCGTCTTCATCCTGCTGACCGCGGTCGGCGCTCGCCGGTACATCATCGAGCTCTTTCCCGAACCGGTCAAGTTCGCCGTCGGGGCCGGGATCGGCGTCTATCTGCTCTTCCTGGGACTGCAGGAGATGCAGATCGTCGTCGACGACCCTGAGACGCTCGTCTCGATGGGGAACGTCGCGACGAGCGCCGTCGCCGCCCTGTCGGTCGCCGGGCTCGCGCTGATGCTCGTCCTGCACGCTCGCGGCCTTCGGGGCGCGATCGTCATCGGTATCGTCGCGACGGCGATCGCCGGCTGGGTGCTCACGCTCGCCGGCGTGGTCGACTCGGGCACCCTCGTCGACGCCCGCACCTACGATCAGGTCACCGGCGGCGGGATCGTCGACCTGATCGCGAGCGTCCAGTACGACTTCACGCCGCTGATCGCCGGCTTCGTCGACGGGCTGGGGATGATCACCGACGATCCGCTCGTCTTCGTCCTCGTCGTCTTCACGTTCTTCTTCGTCGACTTCTTCGACACCGCGGGGACGCTCATCGGCGTCTCCCAGATCGGCGGCTTCCTCGACGAGAACGGGGACCTCCCCGAGATCGAGAAGCCGCTGATGGCCGACGCGGTCGGCACCACCGTCGGCGCGATGATCGGCACCTCGACCGTGACGACCTACATCGAGTCCTCGACCGGCGTCGAGGAGGGCGGCCGAACCGGCTTCACCGCGCTCGTGGTCGGCGCCCTCTTCTTCCTCTCCCTGCTCATCGTCCCGCTGATGAGCGCGATCCCCCAGTACGCGACCTACCTCGCGCTGGTCGTCGTCGGAATCATCATGCTCCGGGGCGTCACCGACATCGACTGGCAGGACCCGGCCTGGGCGATCGCCGCCGGCCTGACGATCACCGTTATGCCGCTGACCGCGTCGATCTCGAACGGGCTCGCCGCCGGGATCATGAGCTACCCGCTGGTCAAGGCCTCGACGGGCGAGGCCGACGACGTCTCGCTGGGCCAGTGGACGCTCGCCGCCGCGTTCGTCCTCTACTTCGCGACGTACTTCGCGGTCGACGCCGGCATGTTCTCGTTCTGATCCCGGACTGCAGATCGGTATTCCCACCGCCTCGACACCGGCAACCGCTCGGCCGACCGGTGACCTCATACGTCTTCCGGAGCAATACACGGGTATGGCTGACATCACGATGTACGAACTGCCCGGCTGTCCGTACTGCGCGAAAGTCCGCTCGAAACTCGACGAGCTTGACCTCGAGTACGACGTGATTGAGGTCCCTCGATCGCACGACGAACGGACCGAAGTCGAGAAGGTCAGCGGCCAGACCGGCGTGCCGGTCATCACCGACGAGGCGAACGGCGTCGATGCCATGTCGGAGAGCGACGATATCGTCGAGTACTTAGAGGAGACGTACGGCGAGGGCGCCGCGTAGGACGCCGGATCGCACGGAAGACTGGTTTTTCGACGGCGGATCGCGCGGGAGTCAGCGGCCTGGCGGAGCGTCGATTCGCGACCGGCTACGCCGCTCGAGGGCATCAGTTCCGCCACAGGAGCCGGTCGAAGAGCAGGTCCATCGCGGTGAGCGTGGGGTAGCCGACGGCGAGGTACACGGCGACGGCGAGGACCGCCTCGGAGACGGTCTCGACGCTCGAGCCGTAGTTGAACGCGAGCAGCGCGGCCGCCATACCGCACGTCAGGAGCGCGCGCCGGCGACTGGCGAGAGGGACTGCGGACTGTCTCGGCATCGGGTTCCGATCGATAGTTATTCCACTGCGATGAAAGGTATTGCCATCGAATCGATTCGGTGGCGAGAGCGAGGGCGGGACTGCAGGAATGGAGAGCGGAGGAACGGAAACGGCGACGTCAGGCGGCCTCTTCGCGGTCGGCGCGCTCCCGGATGACCTTCCGGAGCTCGGCCGCGTCGCGGAGCTGCTCGAGTTCCTCGCGCTCGACCAGCGCGGTGCCGTCGACGGACTCCTGTTTGGCGCGGTCGACGACGTAGACCGAGTGGGTGTGGGTGACGTGGCCGATCGAACTCATGATCCGGGCGCGCTTCTCGGCGGCCTTCGTGAACTCGGAGTGGCCGGTGAGCACGACGTCGTCGTCCTTCTCTTCCTCCTCGTGGCTGACGGCCTTGAACGGCGAGCGGAGCGTCGGGTGGACCTCGTAGCCGGCCCGGGTGAGGACGGCGACGACCTCCTCGTCGTCGGGGTCGGCCTCGGGGTCGTCCGGCGTCGCCTCCGTCTCGTGGACGTCGTCGGCCCCCTCGAGGACCGAAACCGGGCTCGTCAGCGGCGCGTCGAACAGGTCCTCGAGCTCCATCGCGACCTCGACGGAGGCGTTCATCCCGTCCTCGTACTTCGAGACGGTCCGCCGGGAGACGCCGAGTTCGTTGGCCAGTTGGCCGAGGCTCCAGTCGCGGTCCTGCCGTTCGTCGGCGAGTAAGTCGCCGTCGATGTTGACGTAGAGACCGCCGGGCGCCGCGTAGATCAGCGGCGGTACCTCCTCGATGAACAGGTTGTACGCCGTGTCGGGACTGAGGACGGGGACGCCGTGACGGAAGTAGGTCACGTCGGGTTTGAGGTCCTCGTCGCGACTCCGCAGGCCGATGACCAGCGGCGTCGCGTCGAGGTAGGTG from Haloterrigena sp. KLK7 includes these protein-coding regions:
- a CDS encoding glutathione S-transferase N-terminal domain-containing protein — protein: MADITMYELPGCPYCAKVRSKLDELDLEYDVIEVPRSHDERTEVEKVSGQTGVPVITDEANGVDAMSESDDIVEYLEETYGEGAA
- a CDS encoding NCS2 family permease, whose amino-acid sequence is MGALAAFFGFDEHDTDLETELIAGITTFLAMSYIIVVNPAILSQAIQIEGYEQPEIFQMIAVATILSSVVAMLVMAFWANRPFGLAPGMGLNAFFAYTVVLGLGVPWQVALAAVFVEGIVFILLTAVGARRYIIELFPEPVKFAVGAGIGVYLLFLGLQEMQIVVDDPETLVSMGNVATSAVAALSVAGLALMLVLHARGLRGAIVIGIVATAIAGWVLTLAGVVDSGTLVDARTYDQVTGGGIVDLIASVQYDFTPLIAGFVDGLGMITDDPLVFVLVVFTFFFVDFFDTAGTLIGVSQIGGFLDENGDLPEIEKPLMADAVGTTVGAMIGTSTVTTYIESSTGVEEGGRTGFTALVVGALFFLSLLIVPLMSAIPQYATYLALVVVGIIMLRGVTDIDWQDPAWAIAAGLTITVMPLTASISNGLAAGIMSYPLVKASTGEADDVSLGQWTLAAAFVLYFATYFAVDAGMFSF
- a CDS encoding transcriptional regulator, giving the protein MSRSALVGNVTAMLEDAGFVVSDRCAIRPKSFDIAARRGEDLILVKILGNIDAFNEATGHEMRRLGTYLDATPLVIGLRSRDEDLKPDVTYFRHGVPVLSPDTAYNLFIEEVPPLIYAAPGGLYVNIDGDLLADERQDRDWSLGQLANELGVSRRTVSKYEDGMNASVEVAMELEDLFDAPLTSPVSVLEGADDVHETEATPDDPEADPDDEEVVAVLTRAGYEVHPTLRSPFKAVSHEEEEKDDDVVLTGHSEFTKAAEKRARIMSSIGHVTHTHSVYVVDRAKQESVDGTALVEREELEQLRDAAELRKVIRERADREEAA